From a single Rosa rugosa chromosome 7, drRosRugo1.1, whole genome shotgun sequence genomic region:
- the LOC133722911 gene encoding uncharacterized protein LOC133722911, whose product MNEASSSYQPITLRSGRVLSEDTRGRPRRRIRRPLVTESAPPRVLDQERVPLRHSQGEVNMGDAQNPPQGKTMREYTSPTIVDHPSCIVLPPCEHHFEIKPTTLSILPTFNGMALENPYDHIAEFEQVCTTVQPNGLTSNGLNLRLFPFTLKNHARKWLSKLPPRSIRTWVEMQETFLGKYYPPSRTSNVRDELIAFRQHPQESFHECWERFKDLEMSCPHHGLEKWFLVDKFYRGLMADQRQRVDTFSGGTIASKLPDAAWDTYEELSLNSLHWDDHDARRQQAPSKENTSSRGGIYEVQGTSSGPSMHEFKRLESKIDQFLNQVNRNPPQAQVKMATSTSCLLCESLAHSTQECHLSSKFPDFIEEQVNQVGNFVPRNQRNDPYSNTYNPGWRNHPNFSWRDQGGSSSAFQGGKQSFRGGQGQDSSNVAHYGNAHQGSTHFSQHGQHGQQAYGPNYQGQSTSSHGFHGQNTPPRFTQGVGYSGSKFQGNPSSFQGTHQGENYNSPPILQGIPIQAPNEPKKPNFEDLMGEFLKVQTSTNADTKQSISSLVQGYQTLQQGMARLEVQVGQIATNMSERPKGALPSQPEPNPRGQIRECNAITTLRSGKVYDNQVYMPTSSSFHTNPLFDDDVDLHSYGTKREENVPLGHVVDDNLHLHHDSLYYKEDGTGREENVPSGKYGVGDVTLNAKGRNKGVDKVARGEENVPSGEAILGQGYGFLSFDNNASKYGLIDNGKERALLRKKTSRDEDVSDPKLDGEAMKARDPSKADDTSRKVLDDTRPTTHEFEPSTSRDKEGRNKEEDLHMHGSSRDRSGPVYSSLGEALKAKNPSGTVTTLRGATGSLTFDPPLDLNTPEPPLPYANAARRDNSKRGKKKSGLMREIQEIFKKVDVNIPLMDLIHQVPVYAQFLKSLCMNKKKFKADETFELKEEVSAIIQRRLPPKMQDPGIFTIGCTIGEKVFEGALMDLGASVNLMPLAIYRKLQIGELKPTSIRLQLADRSTRRPVGVVEDVLVRVNKFILPADFVVLDMGEDPYLDNELPIILGRPFMATAGVKINVLKGTIRLKVLGDKVKIKVCNPFYPPDIMKEVFSNDLVKGNEAKSERIFGPLNPSKPTMRAQDHFSPIWGYDNEPPLKHDDVIPTPTLEPTIELEKQTTPTLETYEQHKKKSPPLSEAQKESIKKLREVCGVVKKKEGSKRYDWPPPLSYKLASSIARCFGNDSEASTIVVGGKKTSFEPP is encoded by the exons ATGAACGAAGCATCTTCTTCATATCAACCGATCACTCTTAGAAGCGGAAGGGTATTGAGTGAGGATACTAGAGGAAGACCAAGAAGGAGGATCCGAAGGCCATTAGTGACCGAGAGTGCTCCACCTCGAGTTCTTGATCAAGAGAGAGTACCTCTAAGACATTCACAAGGAGAAGTCAACATGGGAGACGCACAAAATCCTCCTCAAGGCAAGACCATGAGGGAGTACACTAGCCCCACTATTGTTGATCACCCTTCTTGCATTGTACTCCCTCCATGTGAGCATCACTTTGAGATCAAGCCAACTACCTTGAGCATTCTACCCACATTTAATGGTATGGCTTTGGAAAACCCTTATGACCACATTGCGGAGTTTGAGCAAGTGTGTACTACCGTTCAACCTAATGGTCTCacttctaatggtttgaatcttAGATTATTTCCTTTCACACTCAAGAACCATGCAAGAAAGTGGTTGAGCAAGTTGCCTCCTAGATCAATACGTACATGGGTTGAGATGCAAGAAACTTTCTTAGGAAAGTACTATCCTCCTTCAAGAACTTCCAATGTTAGAGATGAGCTAATTGCATTTAGACAGCACCCACAAGAAAGTTTCCATGAGTGTTGGGAGCGCTTTAAGGATCTTGAGATGTCATGTCCTCACCATGGGTTAGAGAAGTGGTTTCTTGTGGACAAGTTCTATAGAGGATTGATGGCGGACCAAAGACAAAGAGTTGACACTTTTAGTGGTGGAACTATTGCAAGCAAGCTTCCCGATGCCGCTTGGGACACATATGAAGAGCTTTCACTTAATTCCCTTCATTGGGATGATCATGATGCAAGGAGACAACAAGCACCTAGCAAGGAGAACACATCGAGCCGTGGTGGAATCTATGAGGTTCAag GAACATCATCCGGGCCTTCTATGCATGAGTTCAAGAGGCTAGAAAGCAAGATTGACCAATTTCTAAACCAAGTGAACCGGAATCCTCCTCAAGCCCAAGTCAAGATGGCAACTTCTACATCATGTTTGCTTTGTGAGAGTCTAGCACATTCCACTCAAGAGTGTCACTTATCATCCAAGTTTCCGGACTTTATTGAAGAACAAGTGAACCAAGTGGGTAATTTTGTGCCAAGGAACCAAAGAAATGATCCTTACTCTAATACTTATAACCCCGGTTGGAGGAATCATCCCAATTTTTCTTGGAGAGACCAAGGAGGTTCATCTAGTGCATTTCAAGGTGGAAAGCAAAGCTTTAGAGGTGGCCAAGGTCAAGACTCATCAAATGTTGCTCATTATGGCAATGCACACCAAGGAAGCACTCATTTTTCACAACATGGTCAACATGGACAGCAAGCATATGGGCCTAATTACCAAGGTCAATCAACCTCAAGTCATGGATTTCATGGTCAAAACACCCCTCCCCGGTTTACACAAGGTGTTGGCTATAGTGGTAGCAAGTTTCAAGGCAATCCTAGCTCATTTCAAGGCACCCACCAAGGCGAGAACTACAATTCCCCTCCTATTCTCCAGGGCATTCCTATTCAAGCTCCAAATGAACCAAAGAAGCCTAATTTTGAAGACTTGATGGGAGAGTTTCTCAAGGTTCAAACTTCTACTAATGCGGATACCAAGCAAAGCATCTCTTCACTAGTTCAAGGGTATCAAACTCTACAACAAGGCATGGCTAGACTAGAGGTACAAGTGGGCCAAATAGCCACCAACATGAGTGAGAGACCAAAAGGAGCCTTACCTTCACAACCGGAGCCAAATCCAAGAGGCCAAATCCGTGAATGCAATGCCATTACCACTCTACGTTCGGGGAAGGTATATGATAATCAAGTTTACATGCCCACATCTTCTAGTTTCCATACAAATCCTTTATTTGATGATGATGTCGATTTGCATTCATATGGGACCaagagggaagaaaatgtacctcttGGCCATGTTGTTGATGATAATTTGCATTTGCATCATGATTCTTTATATTACAAGGAGGATGGGACCggaagggaagaaaatgtaccttccGGTAAATATGGAGTGGGTGATGTGACTTTGAATGCCAAAGGAAGAAATAAGGGGGTGGATAAGGTAGCCAgaggggaagaaaatgtaccctcCGGAGAAGCTATTCTTGGTCAAGGTTATGGTTTCTTGTCCTTTGATAACAATGCAAGCAAATATGGGTTGATTGATAATGGCAAGGAAAGAGCTTTGTTGAGAAAGAAGACTTCTAGGGATGAGGATGTCTCGGACCCTAAATTAGATGGTGAGGCCATGAAGGCTAGGGACCCATCTAAGGCCGATGACACCTCTAGGAAGGTTCTTGATGACACTAGACCCACCACTCATGAGTTTGAGCCATCTACTTCTAGAGACAAAGAGGGGAGGAATAAGGAGGAAGATTTACATATGCATGGTAGCTCTAGGGATAGGAGTGGTCCGGTCTACTCATCACTAGGCGAGGCTTTGAAGGCTAAGAACCCTAGTGGGACCGTGACTACCCTTAGGGGCGCCACCGGAAGTCTCACATTTGACCCACCTCTTGATTTGAATACACCGGAGCCACCACTTCCTTATGCTAATGCCGCAAGAAGAGATAACTCAAAGAGGGGTAAGAAGAAGAGTGGCTTGATGAGGGAGATACAAGAAATATTTAAGAAAGTGGATGTCAATATCCCATTGATGGACCTCATTCATCAAGTGCCGGTGTATGCTCAATTTCTCAAGAGCTTGTGCATGaataaaaagaaattcaaaGCCGATGAGACATTTGAGTTGAAGGAGGAAGTAAGTGCAATTATCCAACGAAGGCTACCACCAAAGATGCAAGATCCGGGGATCTTTACAATAGGGTGTACTATTGGGGAGAAAGTGTTTGAAGGAGCTCTCATGGACTTAGGGGCGAGTGTCAATTTGATGCCTTTAGCTATATACCGGAAGCTACAAATTGGTGAGTTGAAGCCCACATCGATTAGATTGCAATTAGCGGATCGTAGCACAAGGCGTCCGGTGGGAGTTGTAGAGGATGTGCTAGTGAGAGTAAATAAGTTTATTCTACCGGCCGACTTTGTAGTGTTGGATATGGGTGAAGACCCCTACCTTGATAATGAGTTACCTATCATTCTAGGCCGACCATTCATGGCAACGGCGGGTGTGAAGATTAATGTGTTGAAGGGTACCATTAGACTCAAGGTGTTGGGTGACAAAGTGAAGATTAAAGTGTGCAATCCATTCTATCCGCCGGACATTATGAAGGAGGTATTCTCTAATGATTTGGTGAAGGGTAATGAAGCCAAAAGTGAGCGGATCTTTGGACCCTTGAATCCTTCCAAGCCAACAATGCGTGCACAAGATCATTTCTCACCTATTTGGGGTTATGACAATGAGCCACCATTGAAGCATGATGATGTCATCCCTACTCCTACTTTGGAGCCTACTATCGAGCTTGAAAAGCAAACAACCCCTACTCTTGAGACTTATGAGCAACACAAGAAGAAGAGTCCACCATTAAGTGAAGCACAAAAGGAGTCCATCAAGAAGTTAAGGGAGGTTTGTGGAGTTGTCAAGAAGAAGGAAGGATCTAAGAGGTATGATTGGCCTCCACCTCTAAGCTACAAGCTCGCTTCTTCAATTGCTAGATGTTTTGGAAATGATAGTGAGGCTAGCACAATTGTTGTGGGTGGTAAGAAGACATCCTTTGAGCCACCTTGA
- the LOC133721573 gene encoding UPF0481 protein At3g47200-like: protein MENGMTMVELTDADIDESVAVMQRRLQERIGGIRRASIYMDNFSSVVCIYRVPESLVGISPKALRPEKVSIGPYHHSKSKESEETKMKYFEAFLSRKKRDGSAGPDLCTLFKAARDMEAEARRCYDDQTIAMSSAEFVAMMVLDGCFIIELFLQDQENKLKDVKEKDRLVMDLLKLENQLPFFVLERLFSLSGDSSAPGSIALLALKFFNVYDHEVLDDVKHLLHLFHSSFRTPLLLERDNTRYQLSNIKMRCVDLLGGADDVMIAYITTCLSIDSPATAMRCFLATPFLFVWGILAFLYRLLRLVGSILFFFVWWNVNNVQRFLHPTGQEHRPFSDSIQCATQLRPSGIIFKPLLAESILTIDYHKRVLQIPPITINDVTITIFINSIALEQCCPHKTGSLFTTYIAFMSSLINTPRDVALLSGNGIIITSFSHNDHSIAELFNKLGKTVYFDKDCYLSKQFRDVEAYYNSHWGTFLRTYFSAPWSFISVVSACILLLLAAAQTVVSILSYIKQMSDKGK, encoded by the coding sequence ATGGAGAATGGTATGACAATGGTAGAGCTGACTGATGCCGATATTGACGAATCTGTAGCTGTCATGCAAAGGCGCCTACAGGAAAGGATAGGCGGAATTCGAAGAGCATCAATATATATGGACAACTTTAGTTCAGTTGTCTGCATATACAGAGTTCCTGAAAGCCTCGTGGGAATCAGTCCAAAAGCTCTTAGGCCTGAAAAGGTCTCCATCGGACCTTATCACCACAGCAAGAGCAAGGAATCTGAAGAGACCAAAATGAAGTATTTTGAAGCTTTTCTCTCTAGAAAAAAGAGAGATGGTAGTGCTGGACCTGATCTATGTACCTTGTTTAAAGCCGCGAGAGATATGGAGGCAGAAGCAAGAAGATGCTATGATGATCAGACCATCGCTATGTCAAGCGCGGAGTTTGTTGCAATGATGGTACTTGATGGGTGCTTTATCATTGAGCTTTTCCTACAAGACCAAGAGAACAAACTCAAAGATGTTAAAGAGAAGGACCGCCTGGTTATGGACCTCCTCAAGCTTGAAAACCAACTGCCTTTCTTCGTCCTTGAAAGACTATTCAGCCTGTCCGGTGATTCATCTGCACCAGGTTCTATAGCCTTGCTTGCCTTGAAGTTCTTCAATGTTTATGATCACGAAGTTCTGGATGATGTTAAACACTTGTTACACTTGTTTCACTCAAGCTTCCGTACCCCTTTATTATTAGAACGAGATAATACTCGATATCAGCTCTCTAATATTAAAATGCGCTGCGTAGACTTGCTTGGGGGAGCTGATGATGTAATGATTGCATATATAACGACATGCCTATCAATCGACAGCCCAGCGACCGCAATGAGATGCTTCCTTGCAACCCCTTTTCTATTTGTTTGGGGGATCCTTGCATTCCTTTATCGTCTTCTAAGATTAGTCGGTTCaatccttttcttctttgtttggtGGAACGTGAACAACGTTCAAAGATTCCTTCACCCCACAGGTCAGGAGCATCGTCCTTTCTCCGATTCAATCCAATGTGCCACACAACTAAGACCCTCTGGGATCATTTTCAAGCCACTCCTAGCAGAAAGCATCTTAACTATCGATTACCACAAACGGGTACTGCAAATACCACCCATAACCATCAACGATGTCACTATTACTATCTTCATCAACAGCATAGCATTAGAACAATGTTGCCCACACAAGACTGGTTCTTTATTTACCACTTACATTGCCTTCATGAGCTCTCTCATCAATACGCCTAGAGACGTCGCATTGCTTTCTGGTAACGGGATTATCATTACCAGCTTCTCACACAACGACCATAGCATAGCTGAGCTGTTCAACAAGTTGGGGAAAACAGTTTATTTCGACAAGGATTGCTACCTCTCCAAGCAATTCAGAGACGTGGAGGCTTATTACAACAGCCATTGGGGTACTTTTCTACGAACTTATTTTAGCGCCCCATGGTCCTTCATTTCAGTTGTCTCAGCCTGCATTCTTCTTTTGCTGGCCGCAGCTCAAACTGTTGTGTCTATCTTGAGCTATATCAAACAAATGTCGGACAAGGGAAAGTAA
- the LOC133721563 gene encoding IQ domain-containing protein IQM3 — protein MEVQTQSLSGFDHLQSKPFSYSPNGVLDSRDFPSSEMSPKCEAASPKASEVDAKAAVKLQKVYRSYRTRRRLADSAVVAEELWWQAIDYARLNHSTISFFNFLKPESAASRWKRYSLNASKVGKGLSKDAKAQKLAFQHWIEAIDPRHRYGHSLHVYYEEWCKADAGQPFFYWLDIGDGKELDLKKCPRSELRQQCIRYLGPHERIHYEYVVADGQIIHSQTGELLDTNEGSKAKWIFVMSTTKKLYAGEKKKGVFHHSSFLAGGATIAAGRLAATHGILKSISAYSGHYRPTDDRLDSFLSFLKENGVNLDEVEIRKANEDSDKYDDGKSIKRGTTFEFPTNSEAPSEPAIPEEVEKTEVLESTEVPKTDTKTNYQRTLSGGLQSPRAEVPQNKILQRINSKKQAKSYQLGHQLSLKWSTGAGPRIGCVADYPVELRTQALEFVNLSPRSPQTPSYRRFAGLASPTSGLASPTSGLAPTSSPASPTSISTSDINHGDLTSGD, from the exons ATGGAGGTTCAGACCCAGAGCCTCTCGGGTTTCGACCATCTCCAGTCGAAGCCATTCTCCTACTCCCCCAACGGCGTCCTCGATTCCCGCGACTTTCCCAGCTCCGAAATGTCTCCCAAATGCGAGGCCGCGAGTCCCAAGGCGAGTGAGGTGGACGCCAAAGCGGCGGTGAAGCTGCAGAAGGTGTACAGGAGTTACCGGACCCGGCGCAGGTTGGCTGACTCCGCCGTCGTGGCTGAAGAGCTCTG GTGGCAAGCGATAGACTATGCGAGACTGAATCACAGTAccatttctttctttaatttcttgAAGCCCGAATCTGCGGCTTCACGCTGGAAACGTTATAGCTTGAATGCTTCTAAG GTGGGCAAGGGACTGTCTAAAGACGCCAAAGCTCAGAAACTGGCTTTTCAGCACTGGATTGAAGCG ATTGATCCAAGGCACAGGTATGGGCATAGCTTGCATGTGTATTATGAAGAATGGTGTAAAGCAGACGCTGGTCAGCCATTTTTTTACTG GTTGGATATAGGAGATGGCAAAGAGCTTGATCTCAAGAAGTGCCCAAGATCAGAGCTTCGACAGCAATGCATTAGATATCTTGGACCT CACGAGAGAATACATTACGAGTATGTTGTTGCTGATGGGCAAATTATTCACTCACAAACTGGAGAGCTACTTGATACAAATGAGGGATCGAAAGCTAAGTGGATCTTTGTTATGAGCACCACTAAGAAACTCTATGCTGGTGAA aaaaagaaaggagtttTCCATCATTCTAGCTTCTTGGCTGGAGGAGCAACAATAGCTGCCGGAAGGCTAGCAGCAACGCATGGAATTCTGAAG TCCATTTCTGCGTATAGTGGACACTATCGACCAACTGATGACCGTCTTGATAGCTTCTTATCCTTTCTCAAGGAAAATGGTGTGAACCTTGATGAAGTTGAG ATACGCAAGGCAAATGAAGATTCAGATAAGTATGATGATGGCAAGTCTATTAAAAGGGGGACTACATTTGAATTTCCAACCAACTCTGAAGCTCCTAGTGAACCTGCGATACCAGAAGAAGTTGAGAAAACCGAAGTCTTAGAATCCACTGAAGTCCCCAAGACAGACACCAAAACTAATTACCAAAGGACTTTATCTGGCGGTCTTCAGAGTCCAAGAGCTGAAGTGCCTCAGAACAAGATACTGCAGAGGATCAACTCCAAGAAGCAAGCCAAATCATACCAACTTGGGCATCAACTCTCCCTCAAGTGGTCAACGGGAGCTGGACCAAGAATTGGTTGTGTTGCTGATTATCCAGTAGAACTGAGAACGCAGGCCTTGGAGTTCGTCAATCTATCTCCAAGATCACCCCAAACACCATCCTATAGGAGGTTTGCTGGTCTTGCTTCACCTACATCTGGTCTCGCATCACCTACATCTGGTCTCGCACCTACATCTAGTCCCGCATCGCCTACATCCATTTCCACCTCAGATATCAACCATGGTGATTTGACCTCTGGTGATTGA
- the LOC133720445 gene encoding histidine-containing phosphotransfer protein 2-like, with amino-acid sequence MALPGLKQQLQHLIESMVNEGILVEQQFAQVQELKTSDNPNFVSQILNDFCDGAETSITNLNKFLGEEQVEFDKLDTSIHLLKGSSSSIGAYQMRLATVDLVKAVDEKDKERSLEALKKVTHEYLRIQYKLQTIIQLENKMYDIESKPLLHDGNCAAGPSYTKDI; translated from the exons ATGGCTTTACCTGGACTTAAGCAGCAGCTCCAGCACCTAATCGAATCCATGGTGAACGAG GGTATCTTAGTTGAACAGCAGTTTGCTCAAGTGCAAGAGTTGAAAACTTCAGACAATCCTAATTTTGTTTCCCAAATCCTCAACGATTTCTGTGATGGCGCAGAGACAAGTATAACTAATTTGAATAAGTTTCT AGGTGAAGAACAAGTTGAATTTGACAAGTTAGATACCAGTATCCATCTTTTAAAAGGAAGTAGCTCAAG CATTGGAGCATATCAAATGCGTCTTGCTACTGTTGACCTTGTTAAAGCTGTTGATGAAAAGGACAAGGAAAG GTCCTTGGAGGCCTTGAAGAAAGTCACACATGAGTACCTGAGAATACAGTACAAATTGCAGACCATTATTCAG CTGGAGAACAAGATGTATGATATTGAATCCAAACCACTATTACATGATGGAAATTGTGCAGCAGGGCCTTCATATACAAAAGATATATGA